In the genome of Hymenobacter taeanensis, one region contains:
- a CDS encoding bifunctional riboflavin kinase/FAD synthetase: MDIIRDPAQFPHLGNAVVTSGTFDGVHVGHQQILRRLREVADQSGGPAVVITYWPHPRLVLAPPSTHPAPMELHLLNTQEERSQKLAEYGVDYLLIIPFTQEFAAWTSEEYIQNILLRTVGTSKLVIGYDHRFGKNREGGFDYLSQHADRYGMTVEEIPREDVDAVGVSSTRIRRALEAGDVATANRYLGYDYPLTGTVVKGRQLGRTIGWPTANIHCEEPMKLIPARGVYAVMATTVAGTHHAAMLNIGVRPTVGGNLAQTVEAHLLDFDGDLYDQPLTVQFVARLRDEQKFEGLDALKAQLYLDAAEARRHLIGG; this comes from the coding sequence GTTCATGTAGGCCACCAGCAGATTCTGCGGCGCCTGCGGGAAGTAGCAGATCAGAGTGGCGGACCGGCCGTGGTTATTACCTACTGGCCCCACCCCCGCCTGGTGTTGGCCCCGCCCAGTACGCATCCGGCCCCCATGGAGCTGCACTTGCTCAACACCCAGGAGGAACGCAGCCAGAAGCTGGCCGAGTACGGCGTCGACTACCTGTTGATCATCCCGTTCACCCAGGAGTTTGCGGCCTGGACTTCGGAGGAATACATTCAGAATATACTGCTGCGCACGGTAGGCACCAGCAAACTGGTAATCGGCTACGACCACCGGTTTGGCAAAAACCGGGAAGGCGGCTTCGACTACCTAAGCCAGCACGCCGACCGCTACGGCATGACCGTGGAAGAGATTCCGCGCGAAGACGTGGACGCCGTGGGCGTAAGCAGCACCCGCATTCGGCGGGCTCTGGAGGCTGGCGACGTGGCCACGGCCAACCGTTATTTAGGGTATGACTACCCTCTCACGGGTACGGTGGTGAAGGGCCGGCAGCTGGGCCGCACTATTGGGTGGCCTACGGCTAATATCCACTGCGAAGAGCCCATGAAGCTGATTCCGGCCCGCGGGGTGTACGCCGTAATGGCCACTACGGTGGCCGGCACGCACCACGCGGCCATGCTCAACATAGGCGTGCGCCCTACCGTGGGTGGTAACCTGGCCCAAACCGTAGAAGCCCACTTGCTAGATTTCGATGGCGACCTATACGACCAGCCCCTCACGGTGCAGTTTGTGGCCCGCCTCCGCGACGAGCAAAAGTTCGAGGGCCTAGACGCCCTAAAGGCGCAGTTGTACCTGGATGCCGCAGAAGCTCGCCGCCACCTGATTGGCGGATAG
- a CDS encoding carboxypeptidase-like regulatory domain-containing protein: MAAFFYLRIILLLLGWFSATACLSQSTGTLTGTVRDSVTQAPLELASLFLANTTYGASTNAKGEFSLPNVPVGQYDLVISYLGYKLYKRSIAVKPGPQTLTLLLTPSAQQLGEVVVRPNPNREADYQRFVQTFLGQSAFSRQCRIRNPKDVYVDYDSDKNELTATSPAFVQVDNDALGYRVKYYGLKFTQNFREQYVVFYGYPVFEEMKARNERQQRRWAANREQAYRGSLTHFLHSIYTGQVTPEGFLVQKMRVVPNPKFPRADSLANALRLARRNTVFSSADQDSLSRWVKVPRAFSMLYTAPRPLDSLRGVQPDSGRVWLRFRDYLQVTYLKEAPDPAYHTARPISAAAAAALPPKGQISTLILLQPEIEIQKNGQLTEPLGVFTDGYWGFEKMGEFLPLDYAPAAPAP; the protein is encoded by the coding sequence ATGGCTGCCTTTTTTTACCTGCGCATTATTCTATTGCTGCTTGGCTGGTTTAGCGCAACTGCTTGCCTTAGCCAAAGCACCGGTACGCTAACCGGCACCGTGCGCGACTCCGTGACGCAGGCGCCGCTGGAGCTGGCTAGCCTGTTCCTGGCTAATACTACGTACGGCGCCTCCACCAACGCTAAGGGAGAATTCTCGCTGCCCAACGTGCCCGTAGGCCAGTATGACCTGGTAATTTCCTACCTGGGCTACAAGCTTTACAAGCGCTCCATTGCCGTAAAACCAGGGCCGCAAACGCTCACGCTGTTGCTTACCCCTTCGGCGCAGCAGCTCGGCGAGGTGGTGGTGCGCCCTAACCCCAACCGCGAGGCTGACTACCAGCGCTTCGTGCAAACGTTTTTGGGCCAGTCGGCTTTCTCGCGGCAGTGCCGCATCCGCAACCCCAAGGATGTATACGTGGATTACGACAGCGACAAAAACGAGCTAACGGCTACTAGCCCGGCTTTTGTGCAGGTAGATAACGATGCCCTGGGCTACCGCGTGAAGTACTACGGCCTCAAGTTCACCCAGAATTTTCGGGAGCAGTACGTGGTGTTTTATGGCTACCCCGTGTTTGAAGAGATGAAGGCCCGTAATGAGCGGCAGCAGCGCCGCTGGGCAGCTAACCGTGAACAGGCCTACCGTGGCTCTCTCACGCACTTTCTGCACAGCATCTACACTGGCCAGGTTACGCCCGAGGGCTTTCTGGTGCAGAAAATGCGCGTGGTGCCCAACCCGAAATTCCCTCGCGCCGATAGCCTGGCTAATGCCCTGCGGCTAGCCCGCCGCAATACTGTTTTCTCTTCAGCCGACCAGGATTCCCTATCCCGCTGGGTGAAAGTACCGCGGGCTTTCTCTATGCTCTACACGGCCCCCAGGCCACTCGACAGTCTGCGCGGGGTGCAGCCAGACTCGGGCCGGGTGTGGCTTCGCTTCCGCGACTACCTCCAGGTTACATATCTTAAGGAGGCGCCCGACCCGGCGTATCATACGGCCAGGCCCATTAGTGCGGCAGCGGCCGCAGCGCTGCCCCCGAAAGGCCAGATATCGACGCTGATTCTGCTCCAGCCGGAAATTGAGATTCAGAAAAATGGCCAACTAACAGAGCCTTTAGGCGTTTTTACGGACGGCTACTGGGGATTCGAGAAAATGGGTGAATTTTTACCCCTCGATTACGCGCCGGCCGCGCCGGCTCCCTGA